In Ancalomicrobiaceae bacterium S20, the following proteins share a genomic window:
- a CDS encoding dihydropteroate synthase — MTETVISSAKREVVLGFERRFVMIGERINPTGRKLLAEEMARGDYSRVVADALAQVEAGAQMLDVNAGIPLADEPKILAECVKLVQETVDVPLSIDSSIVAALEAGLSVYQGKALVNSVTGEEERLEAVLPLVKKYDAAVVAISNDETGISEDPDVRYAVAKKIVERAADFGIPKENIVVDPLVMPVGAINDAGIRLMYLLRRLREELKVNTTCGASNFSFGLPNRRGLNAAFLPMMIGAGMTSAIMNPLHAEDIQAVLGADVVMGHDPNCMSWIRKYREPTPEGAAGEGGARGGREGRRRRG, encoded by the coding sequence ATGACCGAAACCGTCATCTCGTCCGCCAAGCGTGAGGTCGTTCTCGGCTTCGAGCGACGGTTCGTCATGATCGGCGAGCGCATCAATCCGACCGGCCGCAAGCTGCTCGCCGAGGAGATGGCGCGCGGCGACTACAGCCGCGTGGTCGCCGACGCTCTCGCCCAGGTCGAGGCCGGCGCGCAGATGCTCGACGTCAACGCCGGCATCCCGCTCGCCGACGAGCCGAAGATCCTGGCCGAATGCGTCAAGCTCGTGCAGGAGACCGTCGATGTGCCGCTGTCGATCGACTCATCGATCGTCGCCGCGCTCGAGGCCGGCTTGTCGGTCTATCAGGGCAAGGCGCTGGTCAATTCGGTGACCGGCGAGGAGGAGCGGCTCGAGGCCGTCCTGCCGCTGGTCAAGAAGTACGACGCCGCGGTGGTCGCGATCTCCAACGACGAGACCGGCATCTCCGAGGATCCGGACGTGCGCTACGCCGTCGCCAAGAAGATCGTCGAGCGCGCCGCCGACTTCGGCATCCCGAAGGAGAACATCGTCGTCGACCCGCTGGTCATGCCGGTCGGCGCGATCAACGACGCCGGCATCCGCCTCATGTACCTGCTGCGCCGCCTGCGCGAGGAACTCAAGGTCAACACCACCTGCGGCGCCTCGAACTTCTCGTTCGGCCTGCCGAACCGGCGCGGCCTCAACGCGGCGTTCCTGCCGATGATGATCGGCGCCGGCATGACGAGCGCGATCATGAACCCGCTGCACGCCGAGGACATCCAGGCCGTGCTCGGCGCCGACGTCGTCATGGGCCACGATCCGAACTGCATGAGCTGGATCCGCAAGTATCGCGAGCCGACGCCGGAAGGCGCGGCCGGCGAGGGCGGCGCGCGCGGCGGTCGTGAAGGCCGGCGCCGGCGCGGCTGA
- a CDS encoding VOC family protein — protein sequence MAKAIHMMIRVLDEARSVDFYARAFGLSVADRLDFADFTLVYLRNPEADFEVELTINKGRTEPYALGDGYGHVAFCVDDLDAEHARFTEAGLAPRKIVEFKTDAGLLARFFFVEDPDGYKIEVLQRHGRYR from the coding sequence ATGGCCAAGGCAATCCATATGATGATCCGCGTGCTCGACGAGGCGCGGTCGGTCGACTTCTACGCGCGCGCTTTCGGGCTCTCGGTCGCCGATCGGCTCGACTTCGCCGATTTCACGCTGGTCTACCTGCGCAATCCGGAAGCCGACTTCGAAGTCGAACTGACCATCAACAAGGGCAGGACCGAGCCCTACGCCCTCGGCGACGGCTATGGCCATGTCGCCTTCTGCGTCGATGATCTCGACGCCGAGCACGCCCGCTTCACCGAGGCCGGCCTCGCCCCGCGCAAGATCGTCGAGTTCAAGACCGACGCCGGCCTCCTCGCGCGGTTCTTCTTCGTCGAAGACCCCGACGGCTACAAGATCGAGGTCCTGCAACGCCACGGCCGCTACCGCTGA
- a CDS encoding gluconate 2-dehydrogenase subunit 3 family protein, translated as MSQHHHHGPDGAHVHGAREHDAHDHDAPRSPARRQFLRRSSEISLAAAITIVGGNSLLNASEAWAVETKGLKPETMKTLILVARDIYPHDRLPDRFYAVAIKGHATKAETDAGHRKLIEDGIAGLDKAAGAGGYLGQAWEAKRVKLLEAIETTPFFQAVRGDLVVSLYNQKELWPLFGYEGESYSKGGYIHRGFDDIDWL; from the coding sequence ATGAGCCAGCATCATCACCACGGTCCCGACGGGGCGCATGTCCACGGTGCGCGTGAGCACGACGCCCACGACCACGACGCGCCGCGCTCGCCCGCGCGCCGGCAGTTCCTGCGCCGCTCCTCCGAGATCTCACTAGCCGCGGCCATCACCATCGTCGGCGGCAATTCGCTCCTGAACGCGAGCGAGGCCTGGGCCGTCGAGACCAAGGGGCTGAAGCCCGAGACCATGAAGACGCTGATCCTGGTCGCGCGCGACATCTACCCGCACGACCGCCTGCCCGACCGGTTCTACGCGGTCGCCATCAAGGGCCATGCGACCAAGGCCGAGACCGACGCCGGCCATCGCAAGCTGATCGAAGATGGTATCGCCGGGCTCGACAAGGCCGCCGGCGCCGGCGGCTATCTCGGCCAGGCCTGGGAGGCCAAGCGGGTGAAGCTGCTCGAGGCGATCGAGACCACGCCGTTCTTCCAGGCCGTGCGCGGCGACCTCGTGGTCAGCCTCTACAATCAGAAGGAGCTCTGGCCGCTGTTCGGCTACGAGGGCGAATCCTACTCCAAGGGCGGCTACATCCACCGCGGCTTCGACGACATCGACTGGCTCTGA
- a CDS encoding ribbon-helix-helix domain-containing protein, which produces MCFMFASQPPESYAFETRSIRLNGQSTSIRLERIFWDMLEQVAADQGFPTVGRFISTLHNEVLALRGEAPNFTSHLRCVCLVALENKVPAPETKASEAKAAAVRPAAAAAHRPQARYGT; this is translated from the coding sequence ATGTGCTTCATGTTCGCCAGCCAGCCGCCGGAGAGCTACGCGTTCGAGACACGCTCGATCCGCCTCAACGGCCAGAGCACCAGCATCCGGCTCGAACGAATCTTCTGGGACATGCTCGAGCAGGTCGCCGCCGACCAGGGCTTCCCCACGGTCGGGCGGTTCATCTCGACGCTGCACAACGAGGTGCTGGCGTTGCGCGGCGAGGCGCCGAACTTCACCTCGCACCTGCGCTGCGTGTGTCTGGTCGCGCTCGAAAACAAGGTGCCGGCGCCCGAAACCAAAGCATCCGAGGCCAAGGCGGCGGCCGTGCGTCCCGCCGCGGCCGCGGCGCACCGGCCGCAGGCGCGTTACGGCACGTAG
- a CDS encoding acyltransferase, which translates to MSHSRILGLDGLRGLAAFMVIVHHTAIKGTDIGGLSVFMFFILSGFLITGILIGQRKAIEAGGETIGTALKAFWLQRALRIFPAYYFWFVVFLVVDELAFGEKTLPYWPWYVLYLQNFLIGYVTFAWAEFTHTWSLAVEQQYYVFFAPLVLIVPSRLQLAFFAGAIGLCLVATLVLMSRGFEMVTLYTSPSTGFVFMACGAIMAATRGRVPAWVSSRPVFLLAVVLVVALALYPVAERNHIVKLPYVVLIVASALALSTVMLGILGRPLSWTVAILETRSLRFLGLISYALYIVHLPVGEWLEKNVDLERLGAVVGLSADMADFVIVSAVSILLATLSYHLVEKRFLALKQRLKRAPAPPDEAAPAL; encoded by the coding sequence TTGTCCCACTCCCGCATTCTCGGCCTCGACGGCCTGCGCGGCCTCGCCGCCTTCATGGTCATCGTCCATCACACGGCGATCAAGGGTACGGACATCGGCGGCCTGTCGGTGTTCATGTTCTTCATCCTATCGGGATTCCTGATCACCGGCATCCTGATCGGCCAGCGCAAGGCGATCGAGGCGGGGGGCGAGACGATCGGCACGGCGCTGAAGGCGTTCTGGCTGCAACGCGCGCTCCGGATCTTCCCGGCCTATTACTTCTGGTTCGTCGTGTTCCTGGTCGTCGACGAGCTCGCATTCGGCGAGAAGACGCTGCCCTATTGGCCCTGGTACGTCCTCTACCTGCAGAATTTCCTGATCGGCTACGTCACCTTCGCCTGGGCCGAGTTCACCCACACCTGGAGCCTGGCGGTCGAGCAGCAATATTACGTCTTCTTCGCCCCGCTCGTGCTGATCGTGCCGAGCCGGCTCCAGCTCGCCTTCTTCGCCGGCGCGATCGGGCTCTGCCTCGTGGCGACGCTGGTCCTGATGAGCCGCGGCTTCGAGATGGTGACGCTCTACACCTCGCCCTCGACCGGCTTCGTGTTCATGGCCTGCGGCGCGATCATGGCCGCGACCCGCGGGCGCGTGCCGGCCTGGGTGTCGTCGCGGCCGGTGTTCCTGCTCGCGGTCGTGCTGGTGGTGGCGCTGGCGCTCTATCCGGTCGCCGAGCGCAATCACATCGTGAAGCTGCCCTACGTCGTGCTGATCGTCGCCTCGGCGCTGGCGCTCTCGACCGTGATGCTCGGCATCCTCGGCCGGCCGCTGTCCTGGACCGTCGCGATCCTGGAAACGCGGTCGCTGCGCTTCCTCGGGCTGATCTCCTACGCGCTCTACATCGTGCATCTGCCGGTCGGCGAATGGCTGGAGAAGAACGTCGATCTGGAACGGCTCGGCGCTGTCGTCGGGCTCTCGGCCGACATGGCGGACTTCGTCATCGTTTCGGCCGTGTCGATCCTGCTCGCGACCTTGTCCTACCATCTGGTCGAGAAGCGTTTCCTGGCGCTGAAGCAGCGGCTGAAGCGCGCGCCGGCGCCGCCCGACGAGGCGGCTCCCGCGCTCTGA